DNA from Clupea harengus chromosome 2, Ch_v2.0.2, whole genome shotgun sequence:
CCTGACTCCATGGAATACTCTGCCAACAGACATTATTTCATGTAGAAGTCCCCATACCTTCTCACATCTTGCCAAGTGTTGGCTACTGTCAGGACAGGAGTGTACACATtcatgaattgtgtgtgtgtgtgtgtgtgtgtgtgtgtgtgtgtgttggggagcagCCTAGCTTTAAATCTTGTCATGTTGAATCTGCTTCCATGTTCTTTGTTCTGTAATTTTacttgttattattatgtttttatgtactaTTCCATCAACCTGCCGAGGGACTACAGGTGGAAAATAGCAATCTGCTAGAACCTGGCACAATGCATATTCTCTTGTACAAgattaatgttttattgtgcactgtccctgtcttgaaaaataaattacaattacaattaggtGGAGAAACTCAAGATGGAAGACGCAGCACAAGATTCAGAGCTGACAGATGTGAAGACCAGACTGACTGCCagtgagactgaggtggagaCACTCAAGATGGAACaagcagcacaagaggcagaactgacagcagtgaagaccagactggcagccactgagactgaagtggtgaatctgaggaaggaagatgcagcacagacagctgatctgaggtcagttaCTGAGAGACTGGCAGTCACTGAGACTGACATGGAGGCCGTGAAGAATGgcactgcagcacaacacacagacctgaccactATGAAGACTGAAATGATGAACGTGAACAAGGAACaagcagcacaagaggcagaactGGTAGTGCTGAAGACAAGGATGGACACTGGTGAAGTGCAAGTGGAGACCAGATTGTCTGCTagtgagactgaggtggagaaactCAAGATGGAAGATGCAGCACAAGATTCAGAGCTGACAGATGTGAAAACCAGACTGACTGCAAGTGAAACTGAAGTAGTGAATCTGAGGAAGGaagatgcagcacagacagctgatctgaggtcagttaCTGAGAGACTGGGAGCCACTGAGAATGACATGGAGGCTGTGAAGAATGgcactgcagcacaacacacagacctgaccactATGAAGACTGAAGTGATGAACCTGAAGATGGAACTGTCTGCCAGTGAGACTGAGGTGAGAACATGTCAGTCTACAAatgaatttttttattatattgcTGATGTCCTCAAACAGTATGCAGGGACTGAAATGATACTAATGGCAGATTTTAATCTAAACTGGCTTGATAAAGCACGTAGGAAAAAGCTCAAGGACATTATCAAAATGTTCCAGATGACACAAATGTTAAGTAAACCCACAAGATTAACAAAATCTTATCAAACACTACTAGACCTCATATTTACAAATAAACCAGACAGGATCACTAAAACTTACAACCTGATCACCGGTCTGTCATATCACAATCTTACGCTGGCCGCTAGAAAGCTGACCAAATCACGTtttcagacacaacacacaacgaAAAACAATCCCAATGTATCTTTCATCCCAAAGAAAGACTTGGCACTCattgaaaaagaaataaaggaaaCAAGATGGACTGACATTTCTGATAACAAATCCTGTGAACAAGCTAGTAACAATCTAATGATGGCTTATAAGGCTATTGTATTGAGATATACAAAAACATGGTctaagaaacaaaacacaaaacacaaaacacaacctaCCTTGGAcataatgaaaaagagagatgctgCTCTAAAAAAGTTTTTAAAGTCAAGATTTAGTACTGATCATCTGATTTTTTAAAGTTTAAGAAACAGGGTAACACAGCAACTTAGAAAAGCTAGGGCAACTTTTTGTCTGGATCTCATCAGGGATGCCAAAGGGAACAGTACAAAATTATGGAATAGCATTGATAAATGACTTGATAaggaaaagaacacacacaagagcattCAGCTCAGAGTAAATGGCTCTATCCTAAATGATAGCCATGCTGTTGCCGCTAACTttaatgattcttttttttaattctgtgcAGCAACTCAGTCAGACGTTTCCGGCAATAGACCCTTCGCAACCAGTTACTTGTGAAGGGCCTGTATCTGACCTGAGCACAATAAATGAGGCAAAAGTTGATACAATTCTATCGAACTTGTCAAACAGCAAGGCCAAGGATATACACTGCCTGGACACTGCATTTTTAAAGCTACATAAAGAGTCTGTCATTTCACCAGTAACTACAATAATAAACAAATCTATAAATGAAGGCATCTTTCCCAGTTCTTTTAAAACAGCTATAGTAACTCCATAAATCTGGTGATGCTCAGGAGGTCAGTAACAATGCCCCATTAGTATACTCCCAGCAGCCTCAAAGGTCATGGAAAAGGCAGTGGCGGAACAACTCATTGCCCATCTTGATTCCAAGGCACTTTTACATCCTTTGCAGTTTGGATTCAAGAAAAAACATTCCACTGACACGGCCTGCTGCTACCTCCTTAAGGACATTAAAACCAACTTAGACCAAGGAGGAGTGGTTGGTGCAGTCTTTCTAGACCTGCGCAAGGCCTTTGATACTGTCAATCATAACAAACTGCTTCACAATCTTGGTAATTATAATCTTTCATCACACNNNNNNNNNNNNNNNNNNNNNNNNNNNNNNNNNNNNNNNNNNNNNNNNNNNNNNNNNNNNNNNNNNNNNNNNNNNNNNNNNNNNNNNNNNNNNNNNNNNNNNNNNNNNNNNNNNNNNNNNNNNNNNNNNNNNNNNNNNNNNNNNNNNNNNNNNNNNNNNNNNNNNNNNNNNNNNNNNNNNNNNNNNNNNNNNNNNNNNNNNNNNNNNNNNNNNNNNNNNNNNNNNNNNNNNNNNNNNNNNNNNNNNNNNNNNNNNNNNNNNNNNNNNNNNNNNNNNNNNNNNNNNNNNNNNNNNNNNNNNNNNNNNNNNNNNNNNNNNNNNNNNNNNNNNNNNNNNNNNNNNNNNNNNNNNNNNNNNNNNNNNNNNNNNNNNNNNNNNNNNNNNNNNNNNNNNNNNNNNNNNNNNNNNNNNNNNNNNNNNNNNNNNNNNNNNNNNNNNNNNNNNNNNNNNNNNNNNNNNNNNNNNNNNNNNNNNNNNNNNNNNNNNNNNNNNNNNNNNNNGGGACTATGTGGAAATTAGTCTGTACTATGTAAGCGTTAAAATATGATCCATATGCTAATATCTGCCAATAAATATGTGAAGGATGCAGTATATCTTAATTGTACGAATTACTTGTTAAAGTCaagagaggggcagaaatattagCAGTTGGGTTTTGCTGTTCACATTAGTCAACCACGAGTAATTGCACTCCGGTCCTACAGTGGCAAGCGTGAGCGGAAGTCGGCAGCTGCCGGACTTAGCACGTTGGCTAACTCACTGCTTACCTACAATACATGTACAGTCTGCAGTTGTTTAGCTGTAATGCCGGTTTAAACAGAATAGCTGTGGAAAAGGTCCATTTGAAACATGCCAGTGAAAGAATACTGATAATTGTGAAAACAAGCTGTCAGAATACAGTCTCTACCAAACTCTCCGACGAATCTGTCAGCTATGCGATATGACGAGTGTTTCCACGtgagttgctagttagctaacgatAGCAGCAGCACAGGTTGCTTTTGTAACAGTGGCGAGCTAGCGTTTGTCTTTAGCAGGGCTTGAAAGTCAAACCCGCTGTCAGTCACAATGATGACGGACCACAGACCAGCATCTGTATTGTGTGATGAGGATTTGCACGAATAAAGGTAAGCTGCTATTTTGAAAATTGTCTGTAGTATTGAAGTTAAATTGATGACAAGAGTAAGCATAGTAGACATGTTCTGCACACCTGTCATTGTAGCCCACGTAATGTTACGCCACCTGACTAATAGTGACAGCTATTGACGCACTTACAATTAGGCACCGACATGATTATCTTTAGTCATTGATAGTGTTGATTGATAAGTGATTTTGTGTCAGCATCCCTACAGTTTAAGGAAGATTGGGAAagtttttcttcatcttcttctatTGACCTTATTCTTGAACTTATTCTTACAACTTCAGAAATGACAAAAGAGGACAGCATTTCATCTGGACTCCACACCTTGGGACGAACCATCATTACCGGCATACCCCAATAGCCTGAACATGACCTCCTCCTGATCAAATCAGAGgactcccttctctctccctctcctcctcctcctcctcctcctcctccttccctctcctcctcccctctcatcctccccttcAACAGCCATGCTACGCCTGGCACCCATCAGGTTCTGCTTGTCCCACCGGCTCCTCCACACGAGCGTGGCGGTCCGGGACCAGGTGATGGACCAGCTGCAGGCCTGCGCGGCGGACGACCAGATCCTGGAGGTGGTGGGGCGGCATAAGGCCAAGCTGTCGGTGAGCCACGTGGGCAGCGCCGTGAGCCTGCTGTGGCAGTTCCAGAAGGAGAAGCCCGAGCTCCTGCGCACCATTAACCTGGTGCGCCACCATCCGCAGTTCCTGACGCTGCGCGTGCTGGCCGAGAACAAGATCAGCCAGATGGACGACGTCACGGTGGTGGACATGCTCTACAACGCACTCAGGTGTGGGCAGATTAAGAGGCGCGAGGGGGGGTGTTGGGCCAGGTCATGATGAATGATTGGCACAactcaggggggaaaaaatataaTCTAGCACAAACTTAATTTGATGTGATGTTCTTCACAGGCTTCATGTGGAACCCCACGATTCCCTCATCCAGCAGTTGGTCACAGAAGCATGGAAGAGACTAGACAGGTGAATGGTATATTCCATCTCTTCTAATCCAATACTAGCAACAAAGCAGTTTCAGTATTCACAATGTGCTATGTATTTATGCGTTGACGGAGTGCTGAGATGTTGACTTGCTGTTGTGACCCTCCCCGTCTCAAAGGTTTCAGATGCCCACTCTCTCCAAGTTCTCTATCTGCCTGAATGACCAGTACCTGCACCATAGTACTCTGA
Protein-coding regions in this window:
- the LOC116222802 gene encoding periplakin-like, whose protein sequence is MLKMRAVITLLVLLLSMCGSQTRSTQTEDHTESQSTGAAAAAAEVSTQLDVSAELRELRDMVVELRVTLRFTQNDLRNTKDLLYKIETENDAQDREMTAVTTEMKNLIKDNLAQDSELTDVETRLAVSEIEVVNLGKEAAAQTADLKSATERLAATETDMEAVKKDTADQHTDLTTMKTEVMNLKMELSASETEVEKLKMEDAAQDSELTDVKTRLTASETEVETLKMEQAAQEAELTAVKTRLAATETEVVNLRKEDAAQTADLRSVTERLAVTETDMEAVKNGTAAQHTDLTTMKTEMMNVNKEQAAQEAELVVLKTRMDTGEVQVETRLSASETEVEKLKMEDAAQDSELTDVKTRLTASETEVVNLRKEDAAQTADLRSVTERLGATENDMEAVKNGTAAQHTDLTTMKTEVMNLKMELSATTQSDVSGNRPFATSYL